The genomic stretch CCATTGTATGTCCATTAACTTGCGATTTAGCACGTTTAGGTCTAGTCCAATTGTGGTAAAACTTCTGAGAATGTGGATCTAAATGATTTTTTATTGTCATGTTGGATTCACCTCTAAGATAATTTGGGATTTCTTTGATATTCAAGTTGAATATCGTAATTAGTATTTGAAAATTAGTAGAAATAATACAATTTAAAACGATAAATTAATATTGGATTTATTTTTATCATGTGATTAATATATTGAGGATAATAAAATTATAATGAATGTAAATTTATTGAGCGTTTTTATTGATAAACAAATAGTTCGTTTATTATTATTTAAATAATACATAAAAATTTTTAAACTTCGAGAGCGACTCGAATTTTGCAATAAATTTAAAATGAAATAATTGAAAGCAATTTTTAATCGGGAACAAAAATTTATATTAA from Arthrobacter citreus encodes the following:
- a CDS encoding YpzG family protein; translation: MTIKNHLDPHSQKFYHNWTRPKRAKSQVNGHTMESQNTIILKSNAKAHKW